One stretch of Halobaculum marinum DNA includes these proteins:
- a CDS encoding ABC transporter permease, translating to MATTTDTEARTDGESQAIDADDDQPAANVGWRYTVKQVRRDPTALAGLAIIGVATFVAAVAFLDQIVLPLFGIEQYAIAQAVWVSPNAEVGSQLLPPAMTTNVFGEGTWAHPLGTDDRGRDILARLFYGTRIAISVGVVATTISLVFGMIVGSVAGYYGGRIDDVLMRAVETLYAIPFLVLVIVFMVAFGRNLTFAMIGVGIANIPTFARLIRSRVLSVREEDYIEAARAAGVRDRNIIFRHVIPNSFAPVLVQATLQIGVAILIVAGLSFLGYGAQPPTPSWGQMLSQSRDYMLPDPWFSIWPGVAILVTVVGFNLLGDGLRDALDPRINN from the coding sequence ATGGCGACCACTACCGACACCGAGGCCCGAACCGACGGCGAATCGCAGGCGATCGACGCCGACGACGACCAGCCGGCGGCGAACGTCGGATGGCGCTACACCGTCAAGCAGGTCCGTCGCGACCCGACGGCGCTGGCTGGGCTGGCGATCATCGGCGTCGCGACGTTCGTCGCCGCCGTCGCCTTCCTCGATCAGATCGTCCTCCCGCTGTTCGGCATCGAACAGTACGCCATCGCACAGGCGGTGTGGGTGAGCCCGAACGCCGAGGTCGGCTCGCAGTTGCTGCCGCCGGCGATGACGACGAACGTCTTCGGCGAGGGGACGTGGGCGCACCCGCTCGGCACCGACGACCGCGGGCGCGACATCCTCGCACGGCTGTTCTACGGGACGCGCATCGCCATCTCCGTGGGCGTCGTCGCGACGACCATCTCGCTGGTGTTCGGGATGATCGTCGGCTCGGTCGCCGGCTACTACGGTGGCCGCATCGACGACGTGCTGATGCGCGCCGTCGAGACGCTGTACGCCATCCCGTTCCTCGTGCTCGTCATCGTGTTCATGGTCGCGTTCGGTCGCAACCTCACGTTCGCGATGATCGGCGTCGGGATCGCGAACATCCCGACGTTCGCCCGACTCATCCGGTCGCGGGTGCTGTCGGTGCGTGAAGAGGACTACATCGAGGCCGCCCGCGCGGCCGGCGTGCGCGACCGGAACATCATCTTCCGGCACGTCATCCCGAACAGCTTCGCCCCCGTGCTCGTCCAGGCGACCCTGCAGATCGGCGTCGCAATCTTAATCGTCGCCGGGCTGTCGTTCCTCGGGTACGGCGCACAGCCTCCCACGCCGTCGTGGGGGCAGATGCTCTCACAGTCACGTGACTACATGCTGCCGGACCCGTGGTTCAGTATCTGGCCCGGGGTGGCCATCCTCGTGACCGTGGTGGGCTTCAACCTCCTCGGCGACGGTCTGCGCGACGCGCTTGACCCCCGTATCAACAACTGA
- a CDS encoding ABC transporter ATP-binding protein, translating into MSDGDVLGNGAAAVEDEDTILSVQGLTKHFSQSDGMLSGLWDEPPVRAVEDVSFDVKRGETLGLVGESGCGKSTLARTILRLVDPTDGAVYFNGDNLAELSGSDLRECRRDMQMIFQDPQSSLDPRMKVGPIVEEPMKAHGLYEGEREERARELLEKVGLDPHHYNRYPHQFSGGQRQRINLARALSVNPDFIVCDEPVSALDVSIQAQVLNTMQELQDEFGLTYLFIAHDLSVIRHISDRVAVMYLGQMVELAETEELFEHPKHPYTEALLDSIPVPDPRATGTRSVLEGDVPSPIEPPSGCRFRTRCPKLIQPDEFSMSDDEWAAVREFARAVKRRTFEAADGQSVRAQFFPDGTPSGSAGSTVETAIEEIADDEWDAASERLVSTFADASICATEKPSYAVEPTVGDGEHFAACHLHREDIEAPAPADD; encoded by the coding sequence ATGAGTGACGGCGACGTCCTCGGCAACGGCGCCGCCGCGGTCGAAGACGAGGACACGATCCTCAGCGTCCAGGGGCTGACGAAGCACTTCAGCCAGTCCGACGGGATGCTGTCGGGGCTGTGGGACGAACCGCCCGTGCGCGCCGTCGAGGACGTGAGCTTCGACGTGAAGCGCGGGGAGACGCTCGGCCTCGTCGGCGAGTCCGGCTGTGGGAAGTCGACGCTCGCGCGAACGATCCTCCGACTCGTCGACCCGACGGACGGGGCGGTGTACTTCAACGGCGACAACCTCGCGGAGCTGTCCGGTTCGGACCTCCGGGAGTGCCGCCGCGACATGCAGATGATCTTCCAGGACCCGCAGTCGAGCCTGGACCCGCGGATGAAGGTCGGCCCCATCGTCGAGGAGCCGATGAAGGCCCACGGGCTGTACGAGGGCGAGCGCGAGGAGCGCGCCCGCGAACTGCTGGAGAAGGTGGGGCTCGACCCGCACCACTACAACCGCTACCCGCACCAGTTCTCCGGCGGCCAGCGCCAGCGCATCAACCTCGCCCGCGCGCTGTCGGTCAACCCCGACTTCATCGTCTGTGACGAGCCGGTGTCGGCGCTCGACGTGTCGATCCAGGCGCAGGTGCTCAACACGATGCAGGAGCTCCAAGACGAGTTCGGGCTCACCTACCTGTTCATCGCACACGACCTGAGCGTCATCCGGCACATCTCCGACCGCGTCGCCGTGATGTACCTCGGGCAGATGGTCGAACTCGCCGAGACCGAGGAGCTGTTCGAGCACCCCAAACACCCGTACACCGAGGCGCTGCTCGACTCCATCCCGGTGCCGGACCCGCGCGCCACGGGCACCCGGAGCGTGCTCGAAGGCGACGTGCCCTCGCCCATCGAACCGCCGTCGGGCTGCCGGTTCCGGACGCGCTGTCCGAAGCTCATCCAGCCCGACGAGTTCTCGATGAGCGACGACGAGTGGGCGGCGGTCCGCGAGTTCGCCCGCGCAGTGAAACGCCGCACGTTCGAGGCGGCCGACGGCCAGAGCGTCCGCGCACAGTTCTTCCCCGACGGGACGCCCTCGGGGAGCGCGGGCTCGACCGTCGAGACAGCCATCGAAGAGATCGCCGACGACGAGTGGGACGCCGCCAGCGAGCGACTCGTCTCCACGTTCGCGGACGCGAGCATCTGTGCGACCGAGAAGCCGTCGTACGCAGTCGAGCCGACGGTCGGCGACGGCGAGCACTTCGCGGCCTGCCACCTCCACCGCGAGGACATCGAGGCGCCCGCGCCCGCCGACGACTGA
- a CDS encoding ABC transporter permease, translated as MGRAQYTIRRILQAIPVLLGVVTITYFLMEAMPGDPVSIMLGPSPSAQQAAAIRAKYGLDQPVWLRYLNYLWDVVQLDLGTSLYYEVPVTQKIMERLPVTVLLLVSSFAFAIVTSIPLGIISAQRRNKPTDHVARIVALLGVSTPSFWIGLVLIILFAYQVNWFPATNLVLPWASPAEVGVDSQLDVILESLHHLVLPTLSLGTLQMAALTRIERSSMLEVLGEEYVKLARAYGVKESTILRKHAFRNAQLPLITLLGLQLTSAIGGAVLTETVFSINGMGTLIITAINNQDFALVVGTTLVLGLVFVVGVILTDLSYAYIDPRVTFEEAD; from the coding sequence ATGGGACGCGCACAGTACACGATCCGACGGATCCTACAGGCGATTCCGGTCCTGCTGGGAGTCGTCACTATCACGTACTTCCTCATGGAGGCGATGCCTGGTGACCCCGTGAGCATCATGCTCGGGCCGTCACCCAGCGCCCAGCAGGCCGCCGCCATCCGTGCGAAGTACGGGCTCGATCAGCCGGTGTGGCTCCGCTACTTGAACTACCTCTGGGACGTCGTACAGCTCGATCTGGGTACGAGTCTGTACTACGAGGTCCCCGTCACCCAGAAGATCATGGAACGGCTGCCGGTGACCGTGCTCCTGCTCGTGTCGAGCTTCGCGTTCGCCATCGTCACGTCGATTCCACTGGGGATCATCTCCGCACAGCGGCGGAACAAGCCGACCGACCACGTCGCACGGATCGTGGCGCTGCTCGGTGTCTCGACGCCGTCGTTCTGGATCGGTCTGGTCCTCATCATCCTGTTCGCGTACCAAGTGAACTGGTTCCCCGCGACGAATCTCGTCCTCCCGTGGGCCTCGCCCGCCGAGGTCGGCGTCGACAGCCAACTCGACGTGATCCTCGAGTCGCTGCACCACCTGGTGTTGCCGACGCTATCGCTCGGTACCCTCCAGATGGCCGCGCTCACGCGGATCGAGCGCTCGTCGATGCTGGAGGTGCTCGGCGAGGAGTACGTGAAGCTCGCACGCGCCTACGGCGTCAAGGAGTCCACGATCCTCCGCAAGCACGCCTTCCGTAACGCACAGCTCCCGCTCATCACGCTGCTGGGCCTCCAGCTCACCAGCGCAATCGGCGGGGCGGTGTTGACCGAGACCGTCTTCTCCATCAACGGGATGGGGACGCTCATCATCACCGCGATCAACAACCAGGACTTCGCGCTGGTGGTCGGCACGACGCTCGTGCTCGGCCTGGTGTTCGTCGTCGGGGTCATCCTCACCGACCTCTCGTACGCGTACATCGACCCGCGCGTCACCTTCGAGGAGGCCGACTGA
- the trmY gene encoding tRNA (pseudouridine(54)-N(1))-methyltransferase TrmY — translation MRQFVVCGHDAPTTPEFSLDDLAGGAGRLDLLCRCVNAGLLLSHGIREDSRVHLVLGDAYTVRFDGATARGLHPDERTTAARVRDALDVRENAIGHMPAEVSPGVELYRMGLADTLDALDGTLVQLHEDGDPVAEVDPPADPVFVLSDHSDFTDDEAALLADRADRRVRLGPEAIHADHAISVANNYLDTAGYTRY, via the coding sequence ATGCGCCAGTTCGTCGTCTGCGGCCACGACGCGCCGACCACCCCCGAGTTCAGCCTCGACGACCTCGCGGGCGGGGCGGGGCGGCTCGACCTGCTGTGTCGGTGTGTGAACGCGGGACTGCTCCTCTCACACGGGATCCGCGAGGACAGTCGGGTCCACCTCGTGCTCGGGGACGCGTACACGGTCCGCTTCGACGGCGCGACCGCTCGCGGCCTCCACCCCGACGAGCGCACGACCGCCGCGCGCGTGCGAGACGCACTCGACGTCCGAGAGAACGCGATCGGTCACATGCCCGCCGAGGTGTCGCCGGGCGTCGAGTTGTACCGGATGGGCCTCGCGGACACGCTCGACGCGCTCGACGGGACGCTCGTCCAGCTCCACGAGGACGGCGACCCGGTCGCCGAAGTCGACCCGCCCGCGGACCCAGTGTTCGTCCTCTCGGACCACTCGGACTTCACCGACGACGAGGCCGCCCTCCTCGCCGACCGCGCCGACCGGCGGGTCCGCCTCGGCCCCGAAGCGATCCACGCAGACCACGCGATCAGCGTTGCCAACAACTACCTCGACACGGCCGGGTACACGCGGTACTAG
- a CDS encoding ABC transporter ATP-binding protein, which translates to MSEPLLKVENLKTQFFTEEGTVRAVDGVNFEVGEGELVGLVGESGAGKSVAAQSIMRLVEEPGRIVDGTVTFDGKKLVDIQETPDGRMEPSDEMLTNREMREQVRGREIAIVFQDPMESLNPVFKVGDQLREFIELNRDVGAKEAKTIAVDMLREVGIPEPEIRYDDYPHEFSGGMRQRVLIAMALACEPRLIIADEPTTALDVTVEGQILDLVSDLQERYNTAFLWVTHDMGVVAEICDRVNVMYLGEVVEEAEVDDMFHDTKHPYTEALLRSMPRPDRSVEALDPIKGVMPEAINPPSGCRFHTRCPEAREACKEFHPQFHDVSESVEQPHSVSCIKYEDVGYEHSEPLETEATGAFAGGLAEMRGADAAEAADAGGETDE; encoded by the coding sequence ATGTCCGAACCACTACTCAAAGTCGAGAACCTGAAGACCCAGTTCTTCACCGAAGAAGGCACCGTGCGCGCGGTCGACGGCGTGAACTTCGAGGTCGGCGAGGGCGAACTCGTCGGACTGGTCGGCGAGTCAGGCGCCGGGAAGTCCGTCGCCGCGCAGTCGATCATGCGCCTCGTCGAAGAGCCCGGACGGATCGTCGACGGGACCGTCACGTTCGACGGGAAGAAGCTGGTCGACATCCAAGAGACGCCCGACGGACGGATGGAGCCGTCCGACGAGATGCTCACCAACCGGGAGATGCGCGAGCAGGTCCGCGGTCGCGAGATCGCGATCGTGTTCCAGGACCCGATGGAGTCGCTCAACCCCGTATTCAAGGTGGGCGACCAGCTTCGGGAGTTCATCGAGTTGAACCGCGACGTCGGCGCCAAGGAGGCGAAAACGATCGCCGTCGACATGCTCCGCGAGGTCGGTATCCCGGAGCCGGAGATCCGCTACGACGACTACCCCCACGAGTTCTCCGGTGGGATGCGCCAGCGCGTCCTCATCGCGATGGCGCTGGCGTGTGAGCCGCGGCTCATCATCGCCGACGAGCCGACGACCGCGCTCGACGTGACCGTCGAGGGGCAGATCCTCGATCTGGTCAGCGACCTCCAGGAGCGGTACAACACCGCGTTCCTGTGGGTCACCCACGACATGGGCGTGGTCGCGGAGATCTGCGACCGCGTGAACGTGATGTACCTCGGCGAGGTCGTCGAGGAGGCCGAGGTCGACGACATGTTCCACGACACGAAACACCCCTACACCGAGGCGCTGCTGCGGTCGATGCCGCGCCCCGACCGGTCGGTCGAGGCGCTCGACCCGATCAAGGGCGTGATGCCCGAGGCGATCAACCCGCCGTCGGGCTGTCGGTTCCACACGCGCTGCCCGGAGGCCCGGGAGGCGTGCAAGGAGTTCCACCCGCAGTTCCACGACGTGAGTGAGTCCGTCGAGCAGCCACACTCCGTCTCGTGCATCAAGTACGAGGACGTGGGCTACGAGCACAGCGAGCCGCTGGAGACGGAGGCGACCGGCGCCTTCGCCGGCGGCCTCGCGGAGATGCGCGGCGCCGACGCTGCCGAAGCGGCCGACGCCGGAGGTGAGACCGATGAGTGA
- a CDS encoding ABC transporter substrate-binding protein — translation MNRRKFLTGTGAAGVAAVSGCVGGDGGQSDGESTDSGSDSDSGSDTDSDSGSDSESMSGGTLNLALVKSPLEFDPIVLNDVPSSQVASQIFEGLYAYDEGTGIVPELATGEPEVSEDGTTYTVTMTTEATFSNGDPVTPEDVKYSFEAPVAEETQNASEFNMIDSVETEGDDTIIFNLKYPFGPFMNTLAAGSVVPKSVREDDKEAFNTEMPVGSGPFAFDSWQEGDYVDIVRNEDYWGEPMANLEKIHFTPITEATTRVTTLRNGENDVVEEIPPKLYSTVRSIEDASIDEVPGIGYFYLAFNCNEGPTADPKVREAIDYCFSMDTAVEQYVEPTGVRQYAPTPASITEDWGFPIDEWQQIPHDKDIDAATELFNEAGVSMDYNWKIIVPPDDKREQIGISVSNGLKEAGFNNVSVQRLDWGAFLEAYVTGSEDDYNMYTLGWSGTPDPDAFTYYLFGRTEDTLGVTNGTYYGANSQKGKDAAQKLVDARQSADREERKQLYTEAITSILEDRAHIPAYNLKNSFGVKDYVEDFQSHPVDSFHLTTGHNNVSVDK, via the coding sequence ATGAATCGCCGGAAGTTCCTCACCGGAACTGGCGCCGCGGGCGTCGCGGCTGTCTCTGGCTGTGTGGGCGGCGACGGTGGCCAGAGCGACGGTGAGAGCACGGACAGCGGCTCCGACTCCGACAGCGGCTCCGACACCGACTCCGACAGTGGATCGGACAGCGAGAGCATGAGCGGCGGGACGCTCAACCTCGCGCTCGTCAAGAGCCCGCTGGAGTTCGACCCGATCGTGCTCAACGACGTGCCGTCCTCGCAGGTCGCCAGTCAGATCTTCGAGGGGCTGTACGCCTACGACGAAGGTACCGGCATCGTGCCGGAACTCGCGACGGGCGAGCCCGAGGTCAGCGAAGACGGGACGACCTATACGGTCACGATGACGACGGAGGCGACGTTCTCCAACGGCGACCCCGTCACCCCCGAGGACGTGAAGTACAGCTTCGAGGCCCCGGTCGCAGAGGAGACCCAGAACGCCTCGGAGTTCAACATGATCGACTCCGTCGAGACGGAGGGCGACGACACGATCATCTTCAACCTGAAGTACCCGTTCGGGCCGTTCATGAACACGCTCGCGGCGGGTTCGGTCGTCCCGAAGTCCGTCCGCGAGGACGACAAGGAGGCGTTCAACACGGAGATGCCGGTCGGCTCCGGCCCGTTCGCCTTCGACAGCTGGCAGGAGGGTGACTACGTCGACATCGTCCGCAACGAGGACTACTGGGGCGAGCCGATGGCGAACCTCGAGAAGATCCACTTCACGCCGATCACGGAGGCGACGACCCGCGTCACCACGCTCCGCAACGGCGAGAACGACGTGGTCGAGGAGATTCCGCCGAAGCTCTACTCCACGGTGCGCAGCATCGAGGACGCGAGCATCGACGAGGTGCCCGGCATCGGCTACTTCTACCTCGCGTTCAACTGCAACGAGGGGCCGACCGCCGACCCCAAGGTGCGTGAGGCGATCGACTACTGCTTCTCGATGGACACCGCCGTCGAGCAGTACGTCGAGCCGACCGGTGTCCGCCAGTACGCGCCGACGCCCGCCTCGATCACCGAGGACTGGGGCTTCCCGATCGACGAGTGGCAGCAGATCCCCCACGACAAGGACATCGACGCCGCCACGGAGCTGTTCAACGAGGCCGGCGTCTCGATGGACTACAACTGGAAGATCATCGTGCCGCCGGACGACAAGCGCGAACAGATCGGCATCTCGGTGTCGAACGGCCTCAAGGAGGCCGGCTTCAACAACGTCTCCGTCCAGCGGCTGGACTGGGGCGCGTTCCTCGAGGCGTACGTCACGGGTAGCGAGGACGACTACAACATGTACACGCTCGGCTGGTCCGGCACCCCCGACCCCGACGCGTTCACGTACTACCTGTTCGGCCGCACCGAGGACACCCTCGGTGTCACGAACGGGACGTACTACGGCGCCAACAGCCAGAAGGGTAAGGACGCCGCGCAGAAGCTCGTCGACGCGCGTCAGTCCGCCGACCGCGAGGAGCGCAAGCAGCTGTACACCGAGGCGATCACCTCGATCCTCGAGGACCGTGCGCACATCCCTGCGTACAACCTCAAGAACTCCTTCGGCGTGAAGGACTACGTCGAGGACTTCCAGTCGCACCCGGTGGACTCGTTCCACCTGACGACCGGACACAACAACGTTTCGGTCGACAAGTAA